AGATAATGATTACACTTTGATGATTATGCTTTTGCACCACGACAGGCATTTAGAGGATCCCATTACAATTTGATGTAATTGCAGAAGTATTTTGATAAgtgaatcacacacacacactgtgtgtcaTGGACTGAATGACTGAGGGGGCTTAGAGGCACATGTTCTACTCTGTGAAGAGCCACGCTGATCAGTATATTGACAGCTTGTCGAGTTGCACCTGTATTAGTTGACAATGCCTGTCTAATGCAAGCAGTGCATTTCATAGTATAGCCATGATTGGATTTCAGACTGAAATCAAGCTTTAGTCTGTTGCTTGTAATGATTTGAAGTTTTGTGACGGCTCATTCAGTTAATCAGCAGGGTTCCCACATCCTCCCATCTCTGCAGTGGTCCATACTGCAGATGTTGGGAATTTCAGATTAAAGACATGGTGACTGCTGAGTGCATGCATAAGCATCCTTAGCTGGATTACCGAGTAATAAGCTTTCAGTTAAAGGCATAAAGCATAAAACAAATCTGAGATACTGTGAGTAAAAAAAGACACACCGGAGCAGATTCAGAATTTAGATGAGCATCTAACTGTAGCTCAGAGGTGTAAGACCCTGGGCTCAGTACTCCGACACTCGAGGGTGATATTATACGCAACAAAAAGTGGAGAAGGGTAGAGCTGAAGTAAGAAGTAGAAAAGATATGATAGAAAAGAAAGCAGAGCCTTGGCAGGAGGAGGGAATGTGGGTCACCAGGGACAAGGGAACATAAGGAAGTTCTTGCTGGAAATGTTGACTCTTTGCCTTCTGTTGGATTGTATCTGAAACTTGACTGGAGAAGAAATGTCACTGTACCACTGGGGAGGCAAAAAGTGGGACAGACTGCCCGgtgattgcaaagtgcttcatgGCATGCAGTCAATTTACTGCACCTTGTACCACGTACTGTTTTGAATAGGTTTATCTTCCCTCCCTGTGTCTTTGGTGTTGTGCCTgctccttttttctgtttggcAATTCTCATAAAGACATGTTTAATTGGATAGCACTGAACCTTTCTGCTCAAGGCATTGCTTCGTACGCATATAAGGAAAAAGCCATCACTGGCTTTATCGGATGGTATTGcatacttttgaaaataatttgCCACTCAGTTAAACTACATTCATAGCAAATGAAAACCCAACTGAAGCAGCAAAGTtaattgtgtttctttttagtttcagttggcttttttttttttttttttttttttttttaaggaaatcaATTTCAGAGTCATTGAAGCTTTATGttctgaataaaaatgaaagaaagtgaAGTACCATTGATCCTACCAAACAAAGTGATGGTGGCTCTATATGTTGTGGAATACTGAACACAGTTTGGCTCTTCTTTGGGACTTTCTTTAATGAAGAATGAACGAATGAAGTTTCATTGTcatgcattttatatttcagaTAGGAGTCAAATATGGAACAAAACTATGGACTTTCATGACTcagaaaatgaactgaaatgtCCAAAACCATTTTTaagagcttgaaaaaaaaaaggtgtctcACGTATTTAAACCCTAGTGGGGTTTGTCCGTCGAGAGGCGGTTGCTGACCTACTATTAATCATGTGTGCTGTCACATGatccaaggtgtgaaaaaaggTGTATGTCGTTACACCAGAGGGTTTGGGTGAAACCTCTGTGACACCTTGCCTCACCCTATCATACGACATATTAAAGTCATatgctattattattactatttagCAGCAAATTAATAATTACACGTTTCAAGAGAATTTATTGTAACTCTTCCCTCTTTTACTTTCTTAGATAAGAAGAACCCATGTCATTTACCCCAGGCTCCCGGTCCCTGTCGAGGGCTCGTGTCACGCTTCTTCTTTGACAGCTCGAGTCAGGAGTGCAAGCAGTTCTATTATGGAGGATGTTTTGGCAATGCCAACAATTTCAGGACCATGGCTGAGTGTCAGGCAAAGTGTCTAAATCCAGGTAGGGATGCACTTGCATTCACTAATGCAGTTCACTGACTGTTGTTTTGAAGCGTTCTCTGATTTCTTCCATAGTCATATCTGCTTTTGATGAAGTCCTACATGAGGACCCAAAGATCACAGCCTTTCATTACAGCTTAATGGTCTTTATCCTCTGTATACAGAGAGTTCTCTAATCTTTTCATAATGTTAGAATCTGTAAAATTGCATGTAaagaaacattattttttctcccTCACAGAGTGGAGAatcctttattttctttgcttaCTTTATCaatcattttcttttgaaaGGTTCCGCTGGCATCAAATTGTATATCAGCACGTTATTTTAAGCATGTTATATGTTGTCTTTGTACTGATTTTGATTAAACACATGGTTTGAATAACTTGTAAATCATTTGGATTTTGTGTATATTTTACACACAATAGCTTTCTTTTATTGGAAACATGGCCAGTTGCTGTGCATCAACAGAAAACCCATTTCAGTGAGGTGACATAATCAAAATAATTCTACCTCTGAAAATTAACTTTGTGATGACTTTTAGCTGACCGTGAAATCACATTCCACCTTGATTTAgcatttaaatggttttaaagTGACCAAAGCATACTCAATTATACCAGACTTTAGGCATAAGTCGTTTAAATATTGAAATTTTGAGGAAAATAACGAGCAAGTCGCTCGGCTGTGACCAGTTCTGCCAAAAGACCATGTTGTAGAGAGAATCGATTTTAATTCCACACAGACGAATGTTTAGTTTCATTTATAGACAAAATGTTTGCAAAACAACACCTTTTCCCAGCTGATGCTAATGTAATTAAACGTGCTTTAATTATGATTGATCAGGGggatatacactgaacaaaaatataaacgcaacacctttgttactgctcccattccccatgggatggacgtagagacctaaaattcattccagatacacaatataaccatccctcccaaacagtggtcacaaatcagtccaaatgtgtggtagtgggcacatctgctatattgagataatccatcccacctcacaggtgtgccacatcaggatgctgatctgacatcatgagtagtgcacaggtgtacctcagactgcccacaacaaaaggccaccctggaatgtgcagttttttgcactattgggggtctggggacccagaaccggtcagtatctggtgtgaccaccatttgcctcatgcagtgcaacacatggtcgcatggagtctatcagattgtcaattgtggcctgtggaatgttggtccactccacttcaatggctgtgcgaggttgttggatattcgtgggaactggtacacgctgtcgtatacgccggtcaagcacatcccgaacatgctcaatgggtgacatgtccggtgagtatgctggccatgcaagaactgggacattctcagctgccatctgccctgaacaatgtgaaccatgattcatccgtgaagcgcacacctctccaacgtgccagacgccatcgaatgtgagcatttgcccacacaagtctgttacggcgacgagctggagtcaggtcaagaccccgatgaggacgacgggcatgcagttgagcgtccctgagacggtttctgacagtctgtgcagaaattgtttggttgtgcaaaccaattgttccagcagctgtctgggtggctggtctcagacgatcttggaggtgaacctgctggatgtggaggtcctgggctggtgtggttacacgaggtctgcggttgtgaggccggttggatgtgctgccatattctctgaaacgcctgtggagacggcttatggttgagaaatgaacattcaatgcacgggcgacagatctggttgacattcctgctgtcagcatgccaattgcgcgctccctcattgcttgtggcatctgtggcattttgctgtgagtcaaaactgcacattccagggtggacttttgttgtgggcagtctgaggtacacctgtgcactactcatgatgtcagatcagcatcctgatgtggcacacctgtgaggtgggatggattatctcaatatagcagatgtgcccactaccacacatttggactgatttgtgaccactgtttgggagggatggttatattgtgtatctggaatgaattttacgtctctacgtccatcccatggggaatgggagcaaaaacaaaagtgttgcgtttatatttttgttcagtgtaattAAATTTGTTCCAACTATAgtaggtcttgatgctcaaacatccaggtaaaaaaaatccccaaaggttgattctgttcatctggatgtagcgttttcaggaGGAGAAACAtcatgtccagatgaacagaatcaacttttcgaGATAAATACAGCAGGACTGATGTTCTGTGGATGGCAGTCGAGACACATGTTCTCAGAtgttgcttttctcttttgtccGTGTCAATATGGTGAACCCTACCACAGCACCAGAATCTCCTTCTCCAAGAAAAGACGATGTTCAGCCAATCATCGAGACTGGTAACGATGACTGTACACTGCACTCTGcctatcttcttcttctttcacctGTTCCCTTTTAGTGTCATCACATCAGGtcatcttcctccatctcaccctatccctagcaTGCTCCTCTGCCACACCAGccttctgcatgtcctcctttacCACATCCTTGAATCCTctttgtggtcttcctcttctcctcctgcctggcaacttcagtatatccactatctcCCACCTGCGCATATATTCAAACCATCTCAACATTGCCTTTCTCTGTAATATTCTGTGTCTTAAGTAACTGATAAATATAATTATTACTGATGGCATCATTCCCCTTGCaactgggattaaaaaaaaaaaaaagaaaacagtaaaaaccAGAATGAGATGGGCGATTGATGGAGGCATTCAGCCTATGTTGGCATGACTGGAAGCAGAAGGAAACAACATGTCCAAAAATCAGTAAATACTGCACAGATGGACAAATTGCTATTTAGTAATAAGTAGTTACATATGCATGTCATTAGTTAATTAAAGCTTTAGAGTACcaattttttaatttcataaagACGCAAGTAAGCTAATTCCAGTCTTTATGTAATCACTTTCCTGTCGCAATTCTCTGTTTTATGCACAGGTGCAAAATTTGCATTAATGATCACAACTGAGTCtgacaaaggaagcaaatttATTCACTGACTGATTGATGGCTTCCCATATTGTTGCATTTCAGGGGAACAAATTGCAGGGGAACAAATTGCAAATGCACCGTTGGTGCAAGGGAATGACACAAATCCAGAGACAAACGGTAAGAAAATTCCACATTTTCAAGGAGAACTCAATGAGAAATCTTGGATGTAGCATTTAGAATTAAGGCTAATTTGATTTTATTCATGCAAATTGGTTGTTAGGTTACTATTCTTCATAACTCCATAAACACAGAGGCTACATTTCTGAGAACAGCCAGGATTTCACTCAATGTTAGTCTCATAAAGCCAAGTAACACGAGTCAAGAATGTGATATCAATAAAATCAGCCGGCTGTGTAGCTGATTGATGAAGTAAACTTGATCAGTGAGAAAACTGTGAAAAGCTCTGCGACTAAGATACAGTCAGACAATGAAGCACAAAGCTAGAAGCAGTACACGTAGTTTTCATTTATTACACAGAGTATTAGACATGTGGGATAGATTAATGGTCACAAGGCATGATTAAATCACTCATCTTGTCCTCAGTCATTGTTAAATTCTGAAATATGCTCAGACCTGAAAGTAAGCAATTCCAAGCCATTTATTAACTAGAGCAGTTTGTGCTGCCAAAAACTTTTTtgttataaaaagaagaaaagaaattgtCAAGGTGCAGTGATGCATAGATGGTAGACAGCTTGCAGAATTGCTTTTGTTGTGAAAAGCAAAGGGCAGAAACGGAGTGCATCAGTGTCCTCTTCCCACAACTCGTTTGTTACTTTCCCACTCACTAATTTTCGGTGTATTCGCAGTGTGGGAGCATAAATCACAGCTGTCCTGTTGCAAGGCTGTTTTGTACAGCTTGCAGGAAAGAACTGGGAGACCCTGGCTCGTCTCCCATCGCCCTCAACTCATTCAAAGAGTTATAATTCTAAGAATTCAATTTCACTGTTGTCAAAAATATTGAGTAGAAGAGATTCAGGATAAGTTAGCCTCTGTAGTTCCACCATGGAatcaatctttttctttttgagggtaattctttgattaaaaaaaacaaaacaaaaaacccaaagaacTCGTTGATGTAATAAAGTGTCTCTGAGAAGTAAAGTTGGTATGAATGTTGATTTCAATTCATTAATCAGGTCTTTAAAAGACAGATTTAGAAAATAGGTTTTGGTGATATTTGATGTCACAGTTCACTACTACGATGAACCGAGTTTGACTCTCAAAGTTACAAAAGCCAGAAATGAGCATGAGAGAACGTGGTGTGCATGTTGACGTCTGTCTGCCAAGCAGATGTTGCCATGTTGAAATcaaagaaatcaaatcaaagacTGACATCTTGTGGCTGCTCAGTGAAGCACACACTTTGGCTCTGTGGATCTCAGACTTTTTCAGGCATGAAACAGTTCTGGGCAGCTCCTCCGCCCAGaaagtcattaaaatcatctcatcaataacagtaataaaaaaGGGAATATAAACTTGAAATTtagctaaataaaataaaacacaatagcATCATGAAAACCCTTTATATATTTGCCAGGTTGCCTGCACCCAGTTATGTGCTGTGACTAGTTAtagtttctctgtttttgtaacACGGGACATGACAAGTAACAGAAGACCACAGTTTTTCCAGCAAAGCATGTTTATAAAAAGCAGCTGTAGAACTCACTGAATTatctaattaattatttttatcaaAGAGAATTTGCAATGCAAACAGTGGCATGACTGGCATGAAACAACACTTTGCGCACCTCACAGCTGTGTATGAGAACTCAAAAGTCGGTCTGATGGGAGCTTAAATGAGCTTTAATCTGCCAGCTCCAGAATACAAAGtctgtgtgatgtgtgtttgtgcccaTCTGGACATATTGTTGCAGATAACGGATTCATAGGCAGTGCGGGGGTGTCatttgtgctgtgttttgcaCACTCCCAGGAGCATCTTTTGTGTCCTACATGTGAGAAAGGACAATATGAACAATGCCCTGACCTGGTTCTACCAACATGATCTATTTATGTGTGAGAACTTGTCATACTATATTATGTTTGGAAGTTTAACACAGTGGTGGAATAATTCTTATATATTAACTGTTTGCCTAAAAGACTGAGGCTTTGTGGTGATTTAGGGGTTTGAATTCCTAGCCAGTATATCTGAGTTTGGGTTTCAGACCCAGTGTCAGAAGTTCTTATTGTTAGGCTGATTTCTTTATCAAATGAGTCATTTTTGAGTATTAgctctgattattattatttattgtatagAATTATTGCTTTTTCGTGTGTTTAATTCTCTCGGTGTAAGCAATTCCAGGCCATTCTTATCCTCTATCTTGTCTTTCTGTTTATTCCTTTGTCCTGTAGTGTTCTCCTATATCCATCTTCATGCATAATGTGAGTCTCATCTCTGTGTTTAGGATAGGTCTTTGAGGTTTaaaggttattattattattattattattattattattaatattgtacGCTgagatcattttaatttttgtcTTACCTGACCCTGGATTCTCACCTGTGTTAACTGTGTCACCTATGCCttgttccccacctgtgtgtgtgtataaatagtccTGCCCCTGTGTATATATTGTCCTATCGTCTTTTGTCATTGTTTCCTGTAAGCCCTCCTGTGCTCTCTTGTGCTTCTGCGGTTTAATTTCAGATTTTGGGCTTTGTTCATTTGCGATGTAGTTTCACCCTGAACAAAAATCACTTTTTGTTGTTGATCCTGGATTTCTCTGCAGTGTGACATTATTTTTGGTGACCTTAGCTGAGCCTAGCAAGTTAAATACTGAGATAAATGCTGAACTGTTAAGGTCACTGTTTGTCAGTGAAAATAAGTGTGCATCAGTAGTGAAAAAGAGTCATTGCTCATGGGTCTCCAGTCAGAATATGGAATATGGCCCTACTCTCACCCAGcagaaaactacagaaaaaaaacaaagaggatgGCTTACACAGCAACTTCCACTCTCAGAATCTGTTACTCCAAGACTCAGCCTGAATATGCCGGTCAAAATCAGTTTCAGGTGGATGAAGCCTAATGCAACAGTACACAAACAGGAATCATTCATCTTCCTCACCTTCAGGCTTGTGGTATCTTCAGCTTATGTCTTAGCTCTCTAATAAAACTAACATAGATCTAATTTAATCAAAGAATTATGTAACATTTTAaggatgaaatgaaataaagttgGCTGTTTGCTGTTTCTTGTGATTAACAGACTTCACTCTTTCAGAGCTGTGCTTCAGACCTGTGGACAAGGGGACATGTAGTGGTTCAGAGAGCAGATATGCATACATTCCAGAAAAAAAGCGATGCCAGTCATTTTCCTACAGCGGCTGTGGAGGGAATGAAAACAACTTCATAACCCGGAGACACTGCTTCCACAAATGCATCAGAAAGGGTAGGATTATTTTAAGAGATTCACTTTAATCCAATTCTGTTCAGTTTAGTTGATTTATAtactgccaaatcacaacagcagtcacctgaaGGCACTTATGTTGGTAATaaacctacaataatacaaagaaaacccccaacaatcaaacatcctcctatgagcaagtacttggtgacagtgggaaggaaaacctcccctttaacaggaagaaacctcaagcAGAACCAGGTTAAGACCCAGGATGACccaaggaagacaggacaatcTGGAACTGATCAGTTCCAAAGTTTGGCGTACCATGGCATGCTCATTcagttaatttctttttcatttgttgtctttaattattccattttaaaaatctaatatGAAGACATTTTGTGGTTTATGTTGCAGGTCATGGGAAGAGGATGATGATCCGAGTAAGGAGGAAAAACTTACACAACATTCTTAATTACTCAAGAAGAACACTCGACTCTGCGTGAGATTCTACTCTGCTGTCAGCTGTATTTATGCCAATATATGTTttgtttgggctttttttttttttttagctttatgcatgtttttttttctgctctgcagcCAAGTCTGCCACAACCCCTTGACATCATTGGTCTGCCTCTGTGTTTATAGCAATATGATTTTCTTGACTTGTTGAAACATGTTTATTCATCTCAGGAATAATTTGAGctttatgtcatttaaaaactctgttaattttatttttggtcaGACACATGAAAGTAATGCTGTGCTGCACTGTGCAGTTTGGAGTCATTGTTTAGAATCTGCATCTAAATGATGTTCATTAACTGAGATCGTTAGAAGAAAAGACTGCGGGATCCCCCTGTGGTCTAGATACTGGTGGCGGTAGAGGAGAATAAGCAGATGATGATGACGCTGATAGAGAATTTGGATCAAGCTCAAGGACAACCCACACTGGTGGACATGGGGAGGAGCAGGAGTAGATTACAATATGTTGTAATGGAACTAGAGGAGAAGCTGGAGATGGAGAAGCAAGGATATCAACAAGAGGAATGTCACAGATTGGCTCTTTCTTACTGaaatgaaacacattttgaaataagGGGGGGGGGTCACTTTTTGAAGGAAAAAGTGTGACAAATGAAGCTAAAAGTGACACCAAAGAGGGATGACGTCCTTTCGTCCTAGATGAAGGTGAAGAATAATGATTGGACcctgaaaagaaacaaatgaggGCAGACATTTCAGaggatttattttttgaaaagaaaaaagcttcataaaaacaaacagagttaGCCACTGAGAAATATCATAAAGAGCCTTGTCCtgtttgcttgtctgtgtgCGTCCCTTTGCCGCTCAGACTGCTGCTGCCATGACCTTTAATAAAGAGCTGCCATACATGAATGAAACATATACTGAACAGCTATAGCGTATACATGATGATcatgtctttatgtcttttcaATAATAACTTGCTCAGAAAAGGGCAAGCATAGTATCAAAGAATAATATTTCTGCCTTTcattacaaaacattaaaatttatGACCTTAGCAACAGCCTGAGTGACATACAGAGACAGATGAGCTTTGATATCGCAGCAGGATAGTCGTGTTTTCGATTTACATCAGAatttatggaaaaaaatataacatcGTACAAGCAGACTTTGAAATAATTGCTACACCGTGCTGCTGAGGACGGTGCTCTCTGTTGGTGTCGTTGTACGTCAGGCAGCATCtcatattcttctgtagcacaCTTGGCTTGGGATAACAGATCTtgtgtaaaaatgattttttaattacctaaatttgatttttaatgaattaaacTTGTTATTCGCATTGTTTCTATGGCTTATtgacaaaaaacatttgtttggcTGATGTTTATGCTCTGGGCACTAATGCTTTGCACTGCAGTtattatatgtatacatattttatgtCTTTCTATTTTTACGATCAGATATTATCGTTTCGATATAAACTTCTCACTATAGCCTTAATGGGAATACATCTAATGCATATTTACTGTGTATGTACAGCAGCTGATGCTATTCTACTGTGGTATTGGCATAGTTTCTCTTCAGTGTGAACGGCAGCATTAAAGTTGTGCACAATTCTTCGTCCagaattgaattttttttaagcaactcCACAATCAAGAAACCATCACAGCTGTAAATCATTGTGAACAGGATAATGACTgtattgttgtttgttgttgatttttttatgaCTTTAAATCAATGTTTTCAAGCTTTGGAATGTTGTTGGTAAGAAAAGCCAGAAGGGGGCAGTGTTGTGTAAAGAAAGACGTTTGTGAGCAGCAGACGAACAGTGCTGTTTACTGTACATGGCTGTAATGGATGGGACTGAAAGTTTATATAATACATTTCAACAATCCTATTGTGTTTCGTGTTTATTTACTCTCTTTCCATCTCTTTTAGTTTGAGTGACAACTCCAGAGTTTTACACTGGAAAACAAAGAATAGCAAAATGGCCTTCAGAACTCTAAATAAGACAACAGAAATCGTTTAGAGTTGCAAGAATTGTCAACTGAACTATCAGCTTTATAACAACATAAAGCTGACAATTTACACCCTGCACAACAGTCCGTTATTGTTGTGCAGGGTGGGGGTGAATTTTTTTAAGCATCCTTCTAGGTTACCTCTGTTGTAGGCTAGTGCAGAATCCACAGCCTGCATATTTTCAGTGGAATCTGGGTAATTTTCAAGACTTGATCTCTGTTTTGTTATTGATTACTTTATTACGCTATTTTTATTCAAGTCTGTAGAAAATGCTTTCATAAAGCTGCACAAGACAATAATTTCAGAATGTCAAATCAATGCATCTCATGTGAAAGACATTCTCTATACTGACAAACCCACTGAGACGTATCACCTGATATAGTTCTAGTTTTATAGGATGGAactttctcctgttttgagtGAAGAAACACTCTTGAACCCATACACAATCATCGTTTAATAGTTAGCTGGTAAGCTGCTGGAATATATCGCTCTCATCTACAATAGAAATATAAGAGTGGTGCAAGAACTTTGTAAGTCTTTTTCCTCTAAAATGAAAAGTGGATCCAAATCATGCTAGCTAAGTGAGTCCAACAGCATAACAGAGACACAACATCCCATCAGTGCAGG
This genomic window from Astatotilapia calliptera chromosome 16, fAstCal1.2, whole genome shotgun sequence contains:
- the tfpia gene encoding tissue factor pathway inhibitor a, coding for MPLSNKWWILCAVLLSCLVRFGSCRKAHGVPAEPVIFSELCALKDEPGPCRAIKDRYFFNVDSGRCELFEYGGCGGNQNNFETLEECEETCLVSDKKNPCHLPQAPGPCRGLVSRFFFDSSSQECKQFYYGGCFGNANNFRTMAECQAKCLNPAPESPSPRKDDVQPIIETGEQIAGEQIANAPLVQGNDTNPETNELCFRPVDKGTCSGSESRYAYIPEKKRCQSFSYSGCGGNENNFITRRHCFHKCIRKGHGKRMMIRVRRKNLHNILNYSRRTLDSA